A window of Daphnia carinata strain CSIRO-1 chromosome 5, CSIRO_AGI_Dcar_HiC_V3, whole genome shotgun sequence genomic DNA:
TCATTGTTTATCTTACTAGCCGACTTATTCCCAAGGTAAGTAGCCTTCAAATAATGAAATCCATTGAATTCATCACTATTTGGTTTTGGTAGAAATCTGGTGCCTATGCTGTCCTAATTGGTGGAAGTTCTATAGTATTTTATCTACTTAGAAGTTTGTGGGAAAACTTGTACTCCGTGCTACGAGAATATCACTACTATGTGATTGCATATTTAGCTGCCAGCTCAGCGATTagttttgcattttgttaccGATTCGGTCCAGTCACTAATACGAGAACAATCCACTTACTTCAGTGGGGTATTCAATTATGTGGGTTATGTTTAGTTTTTGAAAGCAGTGAACATAAAGAAGGTGCAATGGCGATAATATTAGTCACCGTTGTTTCTCATAACTTTCCTGGGTCGTGGTGGGCTCGGTGCCGAACTCTATGGTAATAGCTACTAAACACACCcccaaaaattaaaataataatgggATTTTGTTTCTGACAGGTATCAAAGGTTCCCTCCTAAAATGCGCATTTTAACAGAAGATGAATACGTCGAACAAGCTCGAATTGAAACGGATCGCGGGCTGAAAGAACTACGAGAATTTAGCAAAAGTCCCAATTGCAATGCATGGAAAACCATAACTCGACTTAAGGATCCGCTCAGGTAAAAAGTTTTTTAGAGTAGAAAAACGTGCACTGTCGAatatgtttgctttttttctaattGTAAAACGATCCTATTACTTCGTTGACGCATTGTCGCCCTAGTTCTGGTTTGCGATGTTTGTCTTATTGTTGCATGGGTTTTGTCGATAGGGTGCGAGCTAAACCTAGTCCTCGTTGTGTTGAATTCGTCTCGACTCCACctaaaaataatcaaaatagACGATTATCCCGGTACGCAGCCTTTGGATAATCGTGTAATGGAATTTTGTtacatctttttgtttttcaacaacaGATTTGCGGAGTTCGTCGAAGGCAAGTCGCACCTGTCAGACCGTGAAGTCCTTAACTACGAGACAACGGCATATCGAGAGACCGAAACCTGGACGGATGACGAATCAGATGAAGAATGAAGTAGTTCTGtagaagaaagaattaaatgcaggaaacacatttttattcACTCCTTATCTGGGGAGGGTGAGGAGGTCGGAAAGTGAGAGTTGAAATTTGAAAGCAGAGTTGATTCTGAAGCAATGGATTTCAATACAtgaaaattataataaaaataattaactcCATTTTGGTTAAACTGACAGTTAAATTAGGTTGAAGAAAGGCGCTGATGCTGATTGTTAATTTAACTTGCGACTCATTCCTTGAATTCTTCTACTACATTAAATTGAGGTAGAATAGAATTATTTCACTGGCAATGGATGTGCATACCCAAGCCAGCCAACGCTAGTTTTTAACTGATCATAAACAATTTCTCCTGACTCGTTGATCACGCTAACTTTACGAAAACACAATTAATATAAACACCACTACAAGAATACACTGAAGGATgccaaaacaaacagaacTGGTATGATAATATTGTGAAAGAAActagcaatgaaaaaaaaaagaagaataaccTATGTGCAAAAGTCCTGTTTTAGCTGGCTGGAGCTCCGGCCTGCATCTCGGTTGCATCTGGAGGTATGCGGAGGGCAGCCCCTTCTGCGGTCGAAGACGAGCTCCAGCTGCGAGAATCCCCTTGCTCTTTTGATTCGACTTGGGCTTCGATATCGACGCGGCAAAGTGGACAGAATTTGACAGTAGTAAGCCATTGGTCAACACACGAGACGTGAAACAAATGCATGCAAGGCAATCTTCGAACATCTTCGCCTTCCTCGAATTCGCACAGGCAAATGGTGCACTTTTCCGTGTTATCTTCCTGGCCGTCGCCATCGACGCTGCTGTTGCTACGCAGCAGACGTTTGTAAGAATGAGACAGCGTATTCCGTTCGATGCACGTTTGCGACGCCCCACGTGATAGTTGGGCCATTCGACGCTGTTCCACCAATCGCATGTACTCTTCTAGACGCGTAGAAGGACGTAGGAATGGATAATGATTTGGTGGCCCCGCCAAAAATGGGTTGTTGCCTAATGGGATCAGCGGAGGGGGAGGATGGTGGTGAAGGTGGTGAGGTCCATGTTGCTGGCTGTGAATGTACAGTGGATAGCCACGGTGATATGGCGGTTCTTGTGGGTGAGCTGGCTGAATTTCCACAGCTGCAGCACCTTGAACACCAGGCATTGCCGGTGGTGGGACGCGTTCCATCGGTATGGTACGTGGGGGCGGCGGTACTGGAACTGTCGGCGGGATCGCTGGGCCCGGACCTATACTGATATGCAAATTGCCGGGCAGACTAAAGTGGGCAATGTGGTGGTGGTAAGACGGAGCAAACGCATAGGCAGGTGGAGGAGGCAAATGGTGATGGTGATGGCGAGGATCCAAATTGACGGGAGTACTTTCGACAACAATTTCCGCCTGGACGGCCGGCATCAGATGGCCACTCAAGTCCGGAGCGTGAACAGTCCTAAACTGTGGTGATGGACTGTTGCCACGATCAACTGTAACTGGGTGATAAGCGGGCGGAGGGCCAGAGAAACCAGATgattgttgttggttttggGTGCCTTGACTCATCCTCGGAGGGTTTGCAATCGAGGACGATCCACTGACATCGACAGGCTCTCCAGCTGAGACACGTTGAGCCATGTCCATATGGCGTCGTTGAGCTTCTTGCGAACGCTGCTGCGAATGCCAAATCCTCTGATGGATCGGATGGATACGCATAAAGCTCCGGGCGATGGCCGGCGGCATAGTGCAGCGTCCATCAACAGGTCGAGAAGCTCCAGAAGCGGGTGCTGCATGGTAGAAACCATATCCAGCAGTTGTCTGAGGAACGAAATATTGGTGATGGTGGGGCGGGGGCTTCGGCCAGCTGACTGGGTTGTGGTGGATGTACCGCGGCCGGATTAGAAGATGTCTCGGCTATAACTTGCTGGGGGGAAGATGTTGCTATCGTTTCGACTGCCATACTGGGATAACTCCACCAGACGGGCGAACGAGCTCCACCGTGCGTCTGAACTGTTGACGGTAGACGTAGAGTCAAGACGGGCGGCGGTGGAGGATGATGATAAGCCGGTGGAGGAGGTGTGTAGGAGAAGGCCGTGGCATGATGAGCCAACGGCGAGGGTCGAAGGGATTGATTGGGAATGTAATGGGCCCGATGTTGGTTGGCATTAGTTGGCCAAGCCACACCTAGGGGTGGTCGCCCACCGTCCACGTAGAATTGCCCTGGACATCCACACCAAGTTCCAGGACGACTACCTACGGGTGACGATGGTGAAACTGTCACAATCGCCGGTGAGGCATGCCTTACTTCAGATTCCTGTTGGTGATTATTTTCTCCAGTGACTACTGGTAAAGGTGCCGATGGAGGTTCAGCTTTAGGCACAGCTTTTGTCTTTGAAGATACCGACGATTTTGGTTGTCTCCCCGATCGGGAGAAGCCGAACGATGTTGAGGGATTGGGGGTTGAGGTTTCATCTTCGGAAATGGTAAGATCAACTACTTCGGGTTGTCGTGAAATTCCTGGTCGCACACTAACCACTTCGATGCAACTATCATCATCGTCGCCATCAGATTCGGTGGCAGACGAAGAGCCGTCAGTAAGACATTCTAATTGTAAATCATCAGCCACTGGGCCATCACCACCAGCGGTAAGTCTTCCGACTCCGAAACCCGATGGACCGGGAACGGGTTCTCCGCCAGTATTTTCAGCCTGCTTTTTGGTCTTTGATGCGTTCACATTTGAATCTTGTTGGGTTGAATTAGGTCTTTTGCGGCGAACATCGCTCGTAGCTGTTGTTGTCGTCGCTGGAGAAAAAGATTCAACGTGATTATTGTTGACCCAGAGGGGAGGGGCGGTTGCTTCTTCCATACCAAAATGAAATCCATCAACATGGCTACTGAAGGATGCCAGAGAGAGAAAATCATCAGCCGGTCCAGGTGAGAGAGAAGGATCAAAGTAAGGATTCCTTGTTATGGTAATTTCTCTCTCCCCACTTTCCATACTGTCATCAAGGAACACAGTTTGATCTGTGGGACCAGATAGATTGTATGTTGAAGGTTGCAAGTTAACACTGACATTGATACTTGCTGGCATTTGTAGAGTCAATGGCAATGATTCATCATAATGCAAGGCCACTGGGGGTGAAAGAAATCGAGAAGGCACCAGAACAGGACTAGGAGTCTCTAATTCTGGCATCTCTAAATCATCATTCTCAAAATGGCCAGACGGACATTCTCTATCTACAGCAGGGCAGTTTCTAGTCAGTGTGGTAGGTGAATTAGATCTCACATTGCCATATACAAGGTGACTATTTGCTTCCTCAGTTGACAGTGATGCAGCTTGTTTGGTAACATTATCTGTTGCCGACTTACTCCCACTTGATCCTGAGCTGTTTGATCTTTCTGTGTCCTTTGTGTTACTTCTGGAAGGACCAGCTTGCTCGTCACCCATTATTGAAACGACCCACTCGTTAGAGACGGATCTAGGCGAGATGCTcccaaggggaaaaaaatgaagaatttttcttccttacaCCACCTGGTAAAGAACGTTTAAAATTTAGGCTTTTATCGTCGAATTTGAGATTAGTTTGACCTACACTTAATAGAGTAAACACTAGGTTATTGGTAGTCCCCCTGCGAAAACTGAGTAAAGTGCAAAGAGGCACGCTAATCCAGTACAAAAGTCCTTTCTTTCCAGTTATGGACAGCTGATGAGACAACTACGATTGTCCTCTCTTCGCCAGTAAACAAGACAAACGGTGCTGCCAATTCTCAGcaataaacaaattttgtttacttaTTGTGTTTGCAATAATAACGTATCTCAGCTTATTTTCCTACTTAACTATGTCAATACTTTACATCCTTAGTTTGCATAATCAATGCGATGTCGAAACCACAAGTTTTTGCaagatttatatttttttactattaAACAAAACTATGGATACCAAGTTACCGACAGAGCGACAGGCCGACAGCTAAATAGTAAAATTCGTCGTCTGCTCTTTTCTATACGTGACAGCTTCTTCAGTAATGCGTTCcgaaacaacacaaaatccAAAATCACGTACAAATTCCTTGAGCATATCGTACGTTTAACTCAAGTATATGATAACAACCTGTTTGCAGTAATAAGAGATGAACATGCTTGAAAGTCagggaaaaaagaacataTTTGTTACCGTCGGAACCACCCAATTTGATGAATTGGTGACCGAGGTTTTGCATCCTGACATGTTAGAGGTACGTAATACACTAACATAAAATTCATAATTATTGAGTACTTAACTTAAGCCCTAGGTTATGGAGTCCAAAGGCTACACACATCTCATCATTCAAATAGGACGAGGTCTTGAACCTCAAATTCCAACTTCACGAAGAATCCAAATAACTTTGTaccatttgaaagaaaatatttcttcTGATATAGAAGATTCCTCTCTAGTAATCTCACATGCTGGTGCTGGTAGTTGCCTTGAAGTACTTAATGCACACAAGCCATTAATTGTTGTGGTCAATCAAAAGCTTATGGGTAACCATCAGCTCGAACTAGCTGAAAAACTGCAATCTGAAAGACATGTTGTTATGTGTTACCCAGAAACCTTGAAAACTACTCTTTCTGATTTTGATACCTCATGCCTTAAAATCCTACACATTAACAACCAAATGGCATTATCCAATTACATTGAAAAACTGATgggattttgaaaataaagtcCAATTTAGTGTATTTTCTTGATACATTGTAAACGTCTagtcgagagaaaaaaacaaacaaatcaggTTAGATAGGATGGAAAAAATTAGTGTCGCGAATAACGGTCTGCCGAATAGTTAACGGATCCGGACTGCCCGACAATTGGATTGTTCAGACCACCAATCGCTGTTGCTGGATTGTACACACTGCTAAGAGGTGGTGCTGATCCCGTCCAGTTGCCATTGAAGGTCCCTGACAATGGCGCACCCAAAGATCTTCCGACAGGCAAGAGCGAAGACGATGTGTTCCAGCGATCTTGTTGAACACTTCCGTTCCCAGACCACCCGTTAGTACTAGAAGACGACCCAACTCCATTTCCGAGCATATTACTGCCACTTGCATTCGAGCCGTAGGCCGCTTTCGAGCTACCAGCCCCACTGCTTGAGGCAGGTGCATTCGCACCAGATGGACCTCGTTGCCAGGGCTCGGATCCTCGCTCGTTGTAACGGTGATCTACCAGAAtggaaaaaacaacaagatatAATTAACATTCGACCACAACCACAGCAACCATCCTGCTAGTCTTTACCTTTCCCAGTTCGCGAGTCACTAGCATATCGATCACGGTGATCTCGCTCAGGCATGCGGTTGTTGCGGATGGGTTCAGCCACGCTACCCCTTCCCACTCCTCGTTCACGTGGCCGTTCTCTTTCGCGTTCCCTGTCACGGTCTGAAAAACTATCGCGGCCTCGGTTTCCACGATCATACCTAATgtaaggaaaaagaatgtaaAGTCaaagcaagaaaataaaaaagaacaaatagacaAACTTGTCACGATTTGAATGACTTTCCTGTACAAATAAGATTACAGGCAAGGAATATAATCGATTTAAATCTAGCGAAGCTGTTAAATGGCACTGCCTCCATTTAGGTAAGGCAGCACTGAGTGCAGCTGcattaaattaagaaaataaacaagttCCATTTACCTATCGTCACGACCCCTATCAACTACTCGACGGTCGTCTAATCTCTCTCGAGtcggtggtggtgatggtggcgCAGGTCGATTATCTCTTCGAAGGGTAGGTATCTCTTGAACGACGCGTCGGGTGATCACAGACGATCCAACTGTAGTAGAGGCAGATGATGGTGGCGGGCGATCGAAACGTCGCGCATGGTTATCATAACCGCCACGAACCGGTTCAGACACCTTAGAGCCACGATAATCAGAACTCAGCGATGTCGAACCTGATCCAAAATGCCCACTGCCTCCAGCAGTACTTGATTTAGAATCACTGAATCGCGATGATGGATCAAACCGCATTGATCCCTCCACGGAAAGGCGTTTACGATCGACAAAGTATCCGTCACGATCATTAGGAGCAGTCCTTTTGGTTGCGCGTCTAACTTCTTCAATCTTGGCAAGAGACCTAACAGAACCAGAAAGTCAATATCTGTAGAAACGCGACGACACCAACGAAGCAACAGTAAATTTGTTCGTCTCCTATCCTAAGGTAAGCAAGTTTATTTATCAAACTTCATCCTTTGGCAAGGAAGACAATTCCTTGTTATGTAGCAAAACGTGATTGATTGAACTCGACCACGAGACATCGAAACAAACGTTGAATTCACGATGCAGAACGGGGGATTCATTATCCTCTCCAAATTTCGAAGAAGCCGCCAGTGCTGCGGAAATGTATGGCCCCCGAAATCTTATCTACACGCGGACAAGTCGACTTGTTTATGGCACGGATCATATACCTAGCTTGTCTGCGTTTCAGCTCTTCTCGTTCCGCTTCAATCTTTTCCCTTTCCAACCGTTGCTGTTCCCGTTCAAGGCGTAGTATTTCTGCTTTCTCGCGTTCCAATCTCTCCCTTTCGATGCGTAACCGTTCACGCTCCTTTTCTAGTCTCATAGCTTCTTCACGTTGTTTGCGGTCAAATTCCCGAATGCGCGCCATTTCTTCTCGCCGACGACGCTCCGATTCTCTCTCTAGCCGCTCACGTTCTCTTAGTCGCTGCTTCTCCCGTTCCTCCTTTTTTCACAATACGccgtcattttttaaatgtcatcGAGAGCATGTCATAACTGCAAATACCCGAATGTGCTGGAAGGTCAAAACTTGCTGGCGCGGTCTATGAGGTGACAGAGGTCGTCGAGGCCGATCTTTCCTTTCACGTTCCATCCGTTCGCGGTTGACTCGTTCACGGTTTTCGCGTTGTTGTTGAGCCGAGGCGATCGCGGTTTTACCATCTTTGTCCGTTCCTTGTGACGttgctttctcttcttccttttctttcacatttCCGGCGACGGACGCATCTCCGGTTGCATCACCCGATACAACGTCCTGTGTCGTTTCTGTTGGTTTCTTCGAGATTGGCGAAGAATCACCTTCGAGGTCATCAACTTTGTCAACGCTCTTTTTTTCAGATGTTTCACCCTCGGCTGCAGATGGAACTGCATTCTTTGGTTCAGACAATTTGACATCAGCCTTACGAGGTCCGCTCTCTCCTGTTGTCTGatattaaaatgaattacaaaTATTAGGGACAGaataaaatttagaaaataaacataaatttaaaaactaacgAGTTGTTTTTCTCCTATCCTAAGGTAAGCAAGTTTAGTTATCTAACTTCATCCTTTGGCAAGGGAGAAAATATTGATTTAGCATAGCGACAGCAACGCACGACAATGGTTTGAACGATTGTTAACTTTCAGTCCACTATGCAGTTGAGTTGAATAATGTTTCCCATTAAACTACTAACAAAAACCTGAAATGCAAATCTCACCCGCTCTACTGAAATCATCCGCCCGTGAACTTCAGTGCGATGGAGGTACTGTATACACTTTGAAGCGTCTTCACTTGTGGCCATAGTAATGTAGCCAAAGCAACGTACACCTGGTGTCCGGGCATAGGTGACTATTTTCGCTCCAATGACctgaaaaacacaaagaacCCGACATGAATAAAGCGTTTTCCACAACCACCGTACAACAGCAACGTACCTTGCCGAATTTTGAGAAATGATGTTTCAAATCTGTTGCACGCGTCGATGTAGACAACCCGCTCACCCACAAATTGCGACTGCCACCACCATTGCTCGAACTTCCTACGCCTTTCTTCTTGTctataaaattaa
This region includes:
- the LOC130696818 gene encoding scaffold attachment factor B2-like isoform X2: MMVCLTALNAEAARNLQIAVKKELFEVRNVPDSDRPSLNQVLLCKLAARLHRFPLLGLQTFAALYRLSRNELDLDNRRSLNQSKPFAFNNSLSGNPCGSAGVKDGTKTASKDDRDKKKGVGSSSNGGGSRNLWVSGLSTSTRATDLKHHFSKFGKVIGAKIVTYARTPGVRCFGYITMATSEDASKCIQYLHRTEVHGRMISVERTTGESGPRKADVKLSEPKNAVPSAAEGETSEKKSVDKVDDLEGDSSPISKKPTETTQDVVSGDATGDASVAGNVKEKEEEKATSQGTDKDGKTAIASAQQQRENRERVNRERMERERKDRPRRPLSPHRPRQQVLTFQHIREEREKQRLRERERLERESERRRREEMARIREFDRKQREEAMRLEKERERLRIERERLEREKAEILRLEREQQRLEREKIEAEREELKRRQARSLAKIEEVRRATKRTAPNDRDGYFVDRKRLSVEGSMRFDPSSRFSDSKSSTAGGSGHFGSGSTSLSSDYRGSKVSEPVRGGYDNHARRFDRPPPSSASTTVGSSVITRRVVQEIPTLRRDNRPAPPSPPPTRERLDDRRVVDRGRDDRYDRGNRGRDSFSDRDRERERERPRERGVGRGSVAEPIRNNRMPERDHRDRYASDSRTGKDHRYNERGSEPWQRGPSGANAPASSSGAGSSKAAYGSNASGSNMLGNGVGSSSSTNGWSGNGSVQQDRWNTSSSLLPVGRSLGAPLSGTFNGNWTGSAPPLSSVYNPATAIGGLNNPIVGQSGSVNYSADRYSRH
- the LOC130696832 gene encoding nuclear envelope integral membrane protein-like isoform X2; its protein translation is MAPNTKSNAVLQSYIGKTVLSCILIPLLFSNNVFCAIRAVQAGNAPHQYNIKPANVYQVSNNRSESLLTIFCWTGDPKTVFGLWRTVTVYLTIEDEDFYIYKGENASHVVHLHQSLQQSWFPFLPWKEKSISVSPFNMSCIGVFSQLPYSLRLDLRQINFNRLVMFAIGILIFIVAPSLCKKVVFHYTTGTLVGVLGSILIIVYLTSRLIPKKSGAYAVLIGGSSIVFYLLRSLWENLYSVLREYHYYVIAYLAASSAISFAFCYRFGPVTNTRTIHLLQWGIQLCGLCLVFESSEHKEGAMAIILVTVVSHNFPGSWWARCRTLWYQRFPPKMRILTEDEYVEQARIETDRGLKELREFSKSPNCNAWKTITRLKDPLRFAEFVEGKSHLSDREVLNYETTAYRETETWTDDESDEE
- the LOC130696841 gene encoding UDP-N-acetylglucosamine transferase subunit ALG13 homolog, whose protein sequence is MNMLESQGKKNIFVTVGTTQFDELVTEVLHPDMLEVMESKGYTHLIIQIGRGLEPQIPTSRRIQITLYHLKENISSDIEDSSLVISHAGAGSCLEVLNAHKPLIVVVNQKLMGNHQLELAEKLQSERHVVMCYPETLKTTLSDFDTSCLKILHINNQMALSNYIEKLMGF
- the LOC130696818 gene encoding scaffold attachment factor B2-like isoform X1, whose protein sequence is MVASAEIVKRTIPELRVVDLKNELEKRNLDKTGNKAVLVERLTKSVREEGHNPDEYYFEVSERKIAKKTGTARQDHDISDLDSATDGADVSNANEFDEDLKEDGDAKKGNQINDVNDSNSFEVVEAAVSSADESTKIEFSGNQENSDAVEDCINLNVEDEENFEEEESHAKEKDEPPRRGLTQQQQREEKQQPKSLSTGVGSSGDASLAGGVGDAMEIVKTSSGAFGDSNGDHEADEDGKESNNSTGASMDNVASSTASTGEKAKSGSAGVKDGTKTASKDDRDKKKGVGSSSNGGGSRNLWVSGLSTSTRATDLKHHFSKFGKVIGAKIVTYARTPGVRCFGYITMATSEDASKCIQYLHRTEVHGRMISVERTTGESGPRKADVKLSEPKNAVPSAAEGETSEKKSVDKVDDLEGDSSPISKKPTETTQDVVSGDATGDASVAGNVKEKEEEKATSQGTDKDGKTAIASAQQQRENRERVNRERMERERKDRPRRPLSPHRPRQQVLTFQHIREEREKQRLRERERLERESERRRREEMARIREFDRKQREEAMRLEKERERLRIERERLEREKAEILRLEREQQRLEREKIEAEREELKRRQARSLAKIEEVRRATKRTAPNDRDGYFVDRKRLSVEGSMRFDPSSRFSDSKSSTAGGSGHFGSGSTSLSSDYRGSKVSEPVRGGYDNHARRFDRPPPSSASTTVGSSVITRRVVQEIPTLRRDNRPAPPSPPPTRERLDDRRVVDRGRDDRYDRGNRGRDSFSDRDRERERERPRERGVGRGSVAEPIRNNRMPERDHRDRYASDSRTGKDHRYNERGSEPWQRGPSGANAPASSSGAGSSKAAYGSNASGSNMLGNGVGSSSSTNGWSGNGSVQQDRWNTSSSLLPVGRSLGAPLSGTFNGNWTGSAPPLSSVYNPATAIGGLNNPIVGQSGSVNYSADRYSRH
- the LOC130696817 gene encoding LOW QUALITY PROTEIN: E3 ubiquitin-protein ligase Arkadia-like (The sequence of the model RefSeq protein was modified relative to this genomic sequence to represent the inferred CDS: deleted 1 base in 1 codon) is translated as MGDEQAGPSRSNTKDTERSNSSGSSGSKSATDNVTKQAASLSTEEANSHLVYGNVRSNSPTTLTRNCPAVDRECPSGHFENDDLEMPELETPSPVLVPSRFLSPPVALHYDESLPLTLQMPASINVSVNLQPSTYNLSGPTDQTVFLDDSMESGEREITITRNPYFDPSLSPGPADDFLSLASFSSHVDGFHFGMEEATAPPLWVNNNHVESFSPATTTTATSDVRRKRPNSTQQDSNVNASKTKKQAENTGGEPVPGPSGFGVGRLTAGGDGPVADDLQLECLTDGSSSATESDGDDDDSCIEVVSVRPGISRQPEVVDLTISEDETSTPNPSTSFGFSRSGRQPKSSVSSKTKAVPKAEPPSAPLPVVTGENNHQQESEVRHASPAIVTVSPSSPVGSRPGTWCGCPGQFYVDGGRPPLGVAWPTNANQHRAHYIPNQSLRPSPLAHHATAFSYTPPPPAYHHPPPPPVLTLRLPSTVQTHGGARSPVWWSYPSMAVETIATSSPQQVIAETSSNPAAVHPPQPSQLAEAPAPPSPIFVPQTTAGYGFYHAAPASGASRPVDGRCTMPPAIARSFMRIHPIHQRIWHSQQRSQEAQRRHMDMAQRVSAGEPVDVSGSSSIANPPRMSQGTQNQQQSSGFSGPPPAYHPVTVDRGNSPSPQFRTVHAPDLSGHLMPAVQAEIVVESTPVNLDPRHHHHHLPPPPAYAFAPSYHHHIAHFSLPGNLHISIGPGPAIPPTVPVPPPPRTIPMERVPPPAMPGVQGAAAVEIQPAHPQEPPYHRGYPLYIHSQQHGPHHLHHHPPPPLIPLGNNPFLAGPPNHYPFLRPSTRLEEYMRLVEQRRMAQLSRGASQTCIERNTLSHSYKRLLRSNSSVDGDGQEDNTEKCTICLCEFEEGEDVRRLPCMHLFHVSCVDQWLTTVKFCPLCRVDIEAQVESKEQGDSRSWSSSSTAEGAALRIPPDATEMQAGAPAS
- the LOC130696832 gene encoding nuclear envelope integral membrane protein-like isoform X1, whose product is MAPNTKSNAVLQSYIGKTVLSCILIPLLFSNNVFCAIRAVQAGNAPHQYNIKPANVYQVSNNRSESLLTIFCWTGDPKTVFGLWRTVTVYLTIEDEDFYIYKGENASHVVHLHQSLQQSWFPFLPWKEKSISVSPFNMSCIGVFSQLPYSLRLDLRQINFNRLVMFAIGILIFIVAPSLCKKVVFHYTTGTLVGVLGSILIIVYLTSRLIPKKSGAYAVLIGGSSIVFYLLRSLWENLYSVLREYHYYVIAYLAASSAISFAFCYRFGPVTNTRTIHLLQWGIQLCGLCLVFESSEHKEGAMAIILVTVVSHNFPGSWWARCRTLWYQRFPPKMRILTEDEYVEQARIETDRGLKELREFSKSPNCNAWKTITRLKDPLRVRAKPSPRCVEFVSTPPKNNQNRRLSRFAEFVEGKSHLSDREVLNYETTAYRETETWTDDESDEE